The following nucleotide sequence is from Bacteroidota bacterium.
CATTAGTGGTTCCTGTAGCGCATATTTGGTATTTTAAATCGCTTCCGAATAAAATAGGTTACCTGCTTGGTTTGCCTTCGAAAAAACTCGATTCGATTATTTATTACGAGCGCTATGTGGTAATTAACCCAGGTGTGAAAGCCGCAGACGGTGTGAAGTACCTCGATTTTCTTACCGAAGAGGAATACCTCGATATTCTCGATACCCTTCCAAAAGAAAACCAGTTTCTCGACGAAAACGACCCGGATAAATTTATCGCGGACATGGGTGCCGACGCACTTTATAAATTGCTTGGACGCCTCGAACTCGACGAGCTTTCTTTCCAATTGCGCTACAAAGCCAGCACCGAAACCTCTCAACAACGTAAGAGCGAAGCGCTCAAACGCTTACAGGTGGTAGAAGCCTTCAGGGCATCCAAAGGGGTGAATAAACCTGAATGGATGATTGTGAAAACCGTACCGGTAATACCACCTGAATTGCGTCCTCTTGTTCCGCTTGATGGTGGCAGGTTTGCTACTTCCGACCTGAATGATCTTTACCGCAGGGTGATTATTCGTAATAACCGTCTGAAAAGACTGATTGAAATAAAGGCTCCTGAAGTTATTTTGCGTAACGAAAAACGCATGCTTCAGGAAGCGGTCGATTCTTTATTCGATAACTCACGCAAATCGAACGCAGTAAAAACCGATGCCAACAGACCTCTCAAATCGCTTTCCGACAGTTTGAAAGGAAAGCAGGGACGTTTCCGTCAGAATTTGCTTGGTAAAAGGGTTGACTACTCGGCACGTTCGGTAATTGTGGTGGGTCCTGAGTTGAAATTGCACGAGTGTGGTCTGCCAAAAGATATGGCCGCCGAACTTTACAAACCTTTTGTGATTCGCAAGCTTATCGAAAGAGGTATTGTGAAAACAGTAAAATCCGCCAAAAAAATTGTCGACAGGAAAGACCCTGTCGTATGGGATATTCTGGAAAATGTACTGAAAGGACACCCCGTATTGCTTAACCGCGCCCCCACGCTACACAGGCTGGGTATACAGTCTTTTCAGCCAAAACTAATCGAAGGTAAGGCAATACAGTTGCACCCATTGGTTTGTACCGCTTTTAACGCCGACTTTGATGGTGACCAGATGGCTGTTCACCTTCCCTTAGGACATGCAGCAGTATTGGAGGCACAGATTCTGATGCTGGCAGCCCATAACATTCTGAACCCTGCTAACGGGGCACCTATCAATGTTCCCTCACAGGATATGGTTTTGGGTCTGTATTATACTACCAAGGCTCGTAAAAGCACCAAAGAATTTCCTGTTCGTGGCGAAGGAATGACCTTCTATTCACCAGAGGAAGTGCAGATTGCCTATAACGAAAAGCGGGTTGATCTGCATGCCGAAATCAAAGTAAGAACAAAAGACAGGGTTGATGGAAATCCTGTAGTAAAAATTATAGAAACCACCGTAGGTAGGGTCCTTTTCAACGAAACAGTTCCTGAAGAGGTAGGCTATATCAACGAGGTACTAACAAAAAAATCACTTCGCGAAATTATCGGTCGTGTTTTAAAAGTAACCGGGGTAGCTAAAACAGCCAAATTTCTTGATGACATTAAAGATCTTGGCTATTACATGGCTTTCAAAGGCGGACTGTCTTTTAACCTCGACGATGTAATTGTTCCTGATGATAAGGAACAGCTTGTAGCCGATGGTTATGCCCAGGTAGATGAAGTAATGAACAACTACAACATGGGTTTCATTACCAACAACGAACGTTACAACCAGATTATCGATATCTGGACGCATACGAATGCCCGTTTGACCCAAACATTAATGACCAAGCTGATCAATGACAGACAAGGTTTTAATGCCGTTTACATGATGCTTGATTCAGGTGCAAGGGGTTCGAAAGAACAGATTCGCCAGCTTTCGGGTATGAGGGGTCTGATGGCAAAACCACAAAAATCAGGTTCTGTCGGATCAGAAATTATTGAGAACCCAATTCTTTCGAATTTTAAAGAAGGTCTTTCGGTTCTGGAATATTTTATCTCTACCCACGGTGCCCGCAAGGGTCTAGCCGATACAGCCCTTAAAACAGCTGATGCGGGTTATCTGACCCGTAGATTGGTGGATGTATCACAAGATGTGATTGTATCGGAAGAAGACTGTGGTACCTTAAGAGGTCTGGTAGCCAATGCCATTAAAAACAACGAAGAGGTGGTTGAATCGCTCTTCGAACGTATACTCGGCCGCACAGCAGTGCACGATGTGTATCATCCGCTTACAGGCAAGCTGATCATTCACTCAGGTGAAGAAATTACCGAAGAAGTTGCCAAAGTGATTGAAGATTCGCCTATCGAACAACTCGAAATTCGTTCGGTATTAACCTGCGAATCGAAAAAAGGTATATGCGCCAAATGTTATGGCCGCAACCTGGCTACAAACCGTATGGTTCAAAATGGTGAGGCTGTTGGCGTAATTGCTGCCCAATCAATCGGCGAACCTGGTACGCAGCTTACACTCCGTACATTCCACGTAGGGGGTACTGCTTCGAACATCACTGCCGACTCCAGCGTAGTAACAAAATACGATGGTGTAGCAGAATTTGAAGAACTGCGGACAGTAACCCGTAAGGAAGAATCGGGTCAAAAAGTAGATGTAGTTATCGGACGTTTAGCCGAATTAAGAATAATCGATAAAAACACCGGAATTACCCTTACCACACACAGCATACCATATGGTGCCCGTCTTTATGTGAAGGACAAAGCAGATGTGAAGAAAGGAACTGTTGTATGCGACTGGGATCCATACAACGCAGTAATTATATCCGAAATGGCCGGTAGTGTGGCTTTTGATAGTGTAATTGAAGGTGTAACCTTTAAAGAAGAAAGTGACGAACAAACCGGTTATCGCGAAAAAGTAATTATCGAAACGCGTGATAAAACCAAAAACCCTACCATCAAAGTGCTTTCGGTGGATGGCGATGTATTAAAAGTATATAACCTTCCGGTTGGTGCGCATATTACTGTAACCGAAGGAGAAAATATCAATACCGGAGATATTCTTGTGAAAATCCCACGTGCTGTGGGTAAATCGGGCGATATCACCGGTGGTTTGCCACGTGTTACTGAATTATTCGAAGCACGTAACCCTTCGAACCCTGCAGTAGTATCGGAAATTGATGGTGAGGTATCGTTTGGTAAAATTAAAAGAGGTAACCGCGAAATTGTGATTACCTCCAAAACAGGCCAGGTGAAGAAATACCTAGTGCCGCTTTCGAAACAAATACTTGTGCAGGAAAGCGATTATGTACGCGCAGGAATTCCTCTCTCTGATGGTGCCATTACCCCATCCGATATTTTGAATATCAAAGGACCTACCAAAGTTCAGGAATATATCGTGAACGAAGTTCAGGAGGTTTACCGGATGCAGGGTGTAAAAATCAACGACAAACACTTCGAAATTATCGTGCGCCAAATGATGCGTAAGGTGGAAATTGTCGATCCGGGTGATACCAAATTCCTCGAAAAACAAATCGTGGATAAATGGGTGTTTATGGATGAAAACGACTGGATTTATGGTAAAAAAGTGATCATGGATGAGGGCGATTCGCAAAACCTACGTCCTGGCCAGATTATTACCGCTCGTAAACTTCGCGACGAAAACTCCATGCTTAAACGTAAGGATATGAAACTGGTTGAAGCCCGCGATGCGATTCCTGCTACATCGTCGCAGATTTTGCAGGGGATTACAAAAGCAGCCCTTCAAACCAAAAGCTTCATGTCTGCGGCTTCGTTCCAGGAAACAACCAAGGTACTTAACGAAGCAGCAATTTCAGGCAAAATTGACTTACTCGAAGGCTTGAAAGAGAATGTGATTGTGGGTCACCTTATTCCTGCGGGAACAGGTATACGCAAATACCATAAAATAACAGTTGCTCCGGTGGAAGATTACGAAAAGCTGGAGCTTCCGGAATAATATTCAGCAAATAGAAAAAGTATATTATGGACGATCAGAAAAACAAAGGAAAGATAAACATTGAGCTAAAGGAAGATATTGCACAGGGCATTTATTCGAACCTTGCTATTATTACCCATTCGGCTTCTGAGTTTGTACTTGACTTTGTGCGCGTAATGCCTGGGGTACCAAAAGCCGAAGTAAAATCGAGGATTATTTTAACCCCCGAGCATGCCAAGCGACTTTTATTGGCGCTACAGGACAATCTTGCTAAATACGAGGCCGTACATGGCCGTATAAAAGACCTGGAAGGTGGAGGAACTACACTGCCACTTAATTTTGGCGGACCTACAGCCCAGGCATAAAAAAGTTAAAGGGTGCTTCGTATGAGGCACCCTTTTTTTGTCTTGCCATGCTTCTTTAAAATCTTTCTATATAAGCACAGTGCCTTTGGTAAAAGCTATTTTCTCTTATATTTGCTCCCCGTAATTTTAAACACAATAAACATATTATGATGAAGGGTTTAAAGATCATTGTATTAGCCAAGCAGGTGCCGGATACACGCAATGTGGGCAAAGATGCCATGAAAGCCGATGGAACGGTGAACAGGGCTGCCCTGCCTGCTATTTTTAATCCTGAAGATTTGAATGCACTCGAGCAGGCTCTTCGATTAAAAGATAAGGTTGAAGGTAGCACAGTTAGTTTGCTTACCATGGGACCAGGCCGTGCTGCTGAAATCATTCGTGAAGGATTGTATCGTGGCGCTGACAGTGGGTATTTGTTAACTGACAGGGCATTTGCTGGTGCTGATACCCTGGCTACTTCCTATGCCCTTTCTTGCGCCATTCGTAAAATAAAAGAGTTTGACATAATTATTGCAGGCCGGCAGGCAATCGATGGCGATACCGCCCAGGTAGGTCCGCAAGTTGCTGAAAAACTTGGTCTTCCTCAGGTTACCTATGCCGAGGAAATTCTGGAAATAAAAAAGAAATCCCTGGTTATTAAGCGCCGTCTGGAGAACGGAATAGAAATTGTGGAATGTCCTCTTCCATGCGTCATTACAGTAAATGCTTCTGCACCTGAATGCCGTCCTCGCAATGCCAAATCGCTCATGAAATTCAAACACGCCCGCACTGCCACCGAAAGACAAGAGGCTTCGGAAGATTATATCGACATGGTTACGGAACGCCCCTATCTTAATCTTCGTGAATTAAGTGTAAACGACATCGAAGTAGATATTAACCAACTGGGACTTAGCGGATCGCCTACCAAGGTTAAGAAGATTGAAAATGTTGTTTTTCAGGCTAAAGAATCCAAAGTGATCACCGCTGCCGACGACCAGATCGACTCCCTGATGAAGGAACTTATCAGCAACCATACCCTGGGTTAATGGCGGGGACATTTATCAAACCAAGTGTAAACAATAAAACAGAAAATTGTGAATAATATATTTGTCATCTGCGAAATAGAAAAAGGCAAAATTGCCGACGTCAGCCTAGAACTGATGACCAAAGGCCGCTCACTGGCCAACGAGCTTAAATGCAAACTGGAGGCACTCGTAATTGGTCACAAACTATCGGGCATTGAGAAAGAATTGTATCCTTTTGGAGCCGATAAGGTATGGGTAGCAGACGATCCACGTCTCGAAGTATATACCACCCTGCCTTACAATGCCATTGCAGTAAAAGTTTTTCAGGAAGAAAAACCTCAGATTGCCCTTTTAGGGGCCAGCACTTTTGGCCGCGACCTGGGGCCCCGTGTATCGTCGCAACTGGTAAGCGGCTTAACTGCCGATTGTACCTCGCTTGAAATTGGCGATCACGAAGATAAAAAAGCCGGAAAGGATTATAAAAATCTGCTGTATCAGATAAGGCCCGCCTTTGGTGGTAATATCATAGCCACTATTATTAACCCCGACAACAGGCCGCAAATGGCAACGGTGCGCGAGGGCGTAATGAAAAAGGAAGTTTTCGACCCCAATTACAAAGGTGAGTTGGTTAAGCTCGATGTGAACAAATACACTTCAGAAGCCGACTACGTGGTAAAAGTGATTGAGCGGCACATGGAAAGTTCGAAAGTAAACATTAAAAACTCGTCTATCATTGTGGCCGGAGGCTATGGTGTTGGTTCGAAAGAAAATTTTAACCTTCTTTTCGAATTGGCCCACCTGATCAATGCCGAAGTAGGTGCCTCGCGTGCTGCAGTTGATGCCGGTTTTGCAAGCCACGACCGCCAGATCGGTCAGACTGGGGTTACTGTGCGTCCAAAGTTATACATAGCCTGCGGAATCTCCGGCCAGGTGCAACACCTTGCAGGTATGCAGGAATCGTCGATGATTATTTCCATCAACAACGATCCGGAAGCGCCCATCAACAAAATTGCTGATTACATCATTACCGGGAGCATCGATGAGGTGGTGCCCAAAATGATAAAATATTACAAAAAGAACAGCAAATAAGTATCCGGCAGAAAAGTAAAATTTTAAAAGAACAAAAAAATGGATAATTTCTATCTAGATAACCCCGACTTGAAGTTTCACCTGACCCATCCACTGATGAAAAAAATTGTAGCTCTGAAAGAGCGCAATTTTGTGGACAAAGAAAAATTCGATTATGCCCCCGTCGACTTCGAAGATGCGATGGACAGTTATGACAAGGTGCTTGAAATAGTTGGTGATATTTGTGCCAATATTGTTGGGCCTAATGCTGAAAGTGTCGATGCCGAAGGACCCCAACTGGTAAATGGTGAGGTAATCTATGCCCGGGGCACCCAGGAAAACCTCGATGCCCTGATCAAGGCAGGCCTAATGGGTATTACCCTTCCGCGCGAATACAACGGACTTAATTTTTCAATTGTACCCTATACCATGGCAGCCGATATGGTTTCGCGTGCCGATGCCAGCTTCGTGAATGTGTGGGGTCTGCAGGATTGTGCCGAAACCATTCAT
It contains:
- the rpoC gene encoding DNA-directed RNA polymerase subunit beta', with the protein product MSFRKDTKQKSSFTKIAIGLASPEEVLENSSGEVLKPETINYRTYKPERDGLFCERIFGPVKDYECHCGKYKRIRYKGIVCDRCGVEVTEKKVRRERMGHISLVVPVAHIWYFKSLPNKIGYLLGLPSKKLDSIIYYERYVVINPGVKAADGVKYLDFLTEEEYLDILDTLPKENQFLDENDPDKFIADMGADALYKLLGRLELDELSFQLRYKASTETSQQRKSEALKRLQVVEAFRASKGVNKPEWMIVKTVPVIPPELRPLVPLDGGRFATSDLNDLYRRVIIRNNRLKRLIEIKAPEVILRNEKRMLQEAVDSLFDNSRKSNAVKTDANRPLKSLSDSLKGKQGRFRQNLLGKRVDYSARSVIVVGPELKLHECGLPKDMAAELYKPFVIRKLIERGIVKTVKSAKKIVDRKDPVVWDILENVLKGHPVLLNRAPTLHRLGIQSFQPKLIEGKAIQLHPLVCTAFNADFDGDQMAVHLPLGHAAVLEAQILMLAAHNILNPANGAPINVPSQDMVLGLYYTTKARKSTKEFPVRGEGMTFYSPEEVQIAYNEKRVDLHAEIKVRTKDRVDGNPVVKIIETTVGRVLFNETVPEEVGYINEVLTKKSLREIIGRVLKVTGVAKTAKFLDDIKDLGYYMAFKGGLSFNLDDVIVPDDKEQLVADGYAQVDEVMNNYNMGFITNNERYNQIIDIWTHTNARLTQTLMTKLINDRQGFNAVYMMLDSGARGSKEQIRQLSGMRGLMAKPQKSGSVGSEIIENPILSNFKEGLSVLEYFISTHGARKGLADTALKTADAGYLTRRLVDVSQDVIVSEEDCGTLRGLVANAIKNNEEVVESLFERILGRTAVHDVYHPLTGKLIIHSGEEITEEVAKVIEDSPIEQLEIRSVLTCESKKGICAKCYGRNLATNRMVQNGEAVGVIAAQSIGEPGTQLTLRTFHVGGTASNITADSSVVTKYDGVAEFEELRTVTRKEESGQKVDVVIGRLAELRIIDKNTGITLTTHSIPYGARLYVKDKADVKKGTVVCDWDPYNAVIISEMAGSVAFDSVIEGVTFKEESDEQTGYREKVIIETRDKTKNPTIKVLSVDGDVLKVYNLPVGAHITVTEGENINTGDILVKIPRAVGKSGDITGGLPRVTELFEARNPSNPAVVSEIDGEVSFGKIKRGNREIVITSKTGQVKKYLVPLSKQILVQESDYVRAGIPLSDGAITPSDILNIKGPTKVQEYIVNEVQEVYRMQGVKINDKHFEIIVRQMMRKVEIVDPGDTKFLEKQIVDKWVFMDENDWIYGKKVIMDEGDSQNLRPGQIITARKLRDENSMLKRKDMKLVEARDAIPATSSQILQGITKAALQTKSFMSAASFQETTKVLNEAAISGKIDLLEGLKENVIVGHLIPAGTGIRKYHKITVAPVEDYEKLELPE
- a CDS encoding DUF3467 domain-containing protein gives rise to the protein MDDQKNKGKINIELKEDIAQGIYSNLAIITHSASEFVLDFVRVMPGVPKAEVKSRIILTPEHAKRLLLALQDNLAKYEAVHGRIKDLEGGGTTLPLNFGGPTAQA
- a CDS encoding electron transfer flavoprotein subunit beta/FixA family protein, whose translation is MKGLKIIVLAKQVPDTRNVGKDAMKADGTVNRAALPAIFNPEDLNALEQALRLKDKVEGSTVSLLTMGPGRAAEIIREGLYRGADSGYLLTDRAFAGADTLATSYALSCAIRKIKEFDIIIAGRQAIDGDTAQVGPQVAEKLGLPQVTYAEEILEIKKKSLVIKRRLENGIEIVECPLPCVITVNASAPECRPRNAKSLMKFKHARTATERQEASEDYIDMVTERPYLNLRELSVNDIEVDINQLGLSGSPTKVKKIENVVFQAKESKVITAADDQIDSLMKELISNHTLG
- a CDS encoding electron transfer flavoprotein subunit alpha/FixB family protein, yielding MNNIFVICEIEKGKIADVSLELMTKGRSLANELKCKLEALVIGHKLSGIEKELYPFGADKVWVADDPRLEVYTTLPYNAIAVKVFQEEKPQIALLGASTFGRDLGPRVSSQLVSGLTADCTSLEIGDHEDKKAGKDYKNLLYQIRPAFGGNIIATIINPDNRPQMATVREGVMKKEVFDPNYKGELVKLDVNKYTSEADYVVKVIERHMESSKVNIKNSSIIVAGGYGVGSKENFNLLFELAHLINAEVGASRAAVDAGFASHDRQIGQTGVTVRPKLYIACGISGQVQHLAGMQESSMIISINNDPEAPINKIADYIITGSIDEVVPKMIKYYKKNSK